The window ACTCAGCCATTGACCAAAATCAAGCCAGAATCTCGAAGCTAATACCAAGCATCAATAAGAAACTTCAATCAGCTGGTCATGCAGCTAGTTATCCGCAAGCCAAAATCCAGCTCACCAAGACCCTTAATCAAGAAGACGAGCTACATCATATCGCTGGCAAAATCGAAGAGCTAACTCAAGCTGGCACTCCTGCCCGAGAGATCGCCATTCTCTTTAGAGAAAATAAAGAAGCGATTGCCATCATGGATATACTTGCAAGACTTGGAATTCGTTCCAAAATTGACTCTGGCGATAATATACTTGAAGACAGAAATATTCAACAGCTTATTGATTTGCTGACTGTGATTAATAAACCAGAAAGTAATTCCGCTTTGCTTTTCAATATACTTAATTATCAATTCATCACTAATTCTCAAAACTTCAAGGAAGCTGGGATCACAACTAGAGATATTTTCAATGCTAATCGCATTATGCCAAGAAGCCCTGAACCAAAGGCATTCATTGATGTTTTACTGGACAGTCACCTATTTAAGAATTGGGCTGATAAAATCATCACCTACAAACAGCTCTCCGCTAACCTCAAACTTGATATTCTAATCGAAAATATCATCAAGGACTTTGGCTACTTAGACTATGTGCTCAAGCAACCAAACTACACTACCAATATCAGTAACTTAGATGCGCTCTTCCAAGAAATTCGCAACTGTACTGAGATGAGCAAAAGATACAGAGCGGAAATCAACAAAGAAGCAAAACTCCAAGATCTAATTGAACACCTCAATCTCATTTACAGTAACGGACTTAAGATACAGTCTAGGACTAGCAAGCTAGAGGGTGACTTTGTCAGATTGATGACTGCTCACCGTTCCAAGGGACTAGAATTCGAACATGTCTTTGTAGTTAATTGCCGCGACAAACTCTGGGGTAATAAAACAGCCAGAGCCAAAATCAAACTACCTCCAAACTTAATTCAAGAAACCGAATCGCTCTTGATTGACAATCAAAATGAAGATGAGCGTCGATTGTTTTATGTAGCAATGACTCGCGCCAAGAAACAACTCTATATTTCACACCATCTCAAAAACAGCAGTAATAATGACACAGTGCCTTCGATGTTTGTTTCTGACTTAAACAAAAACCAACTAGTCGAAGTTCACAACCTTGAAGCACAGTCCCAAAGCCAAACAGCTCTCGGCGAGATTCCTCTGCAGTTTCAAGAAGCAGATGATTTTGCTATCGTTGAAGCTCAAGAATATATCACTGGCTTACTAGAGAATTACAAATTATCCGTAACTCATCTGAATAATTACCTAACTTGCCCGCGTAAGTTCTTTTATCAAAATCTTTTGCGAGTGCCATCAGCCAAAAATAAACATGCCAGCTTTGGTACCGCTGTTCACGCAGCCCTCTTTGATTATTTTGTAGCTTTTCGTCAGAATGATACAAACAATGCCAACTTGGAATATCTGCTCAAACAGTTTACCGAACATTTAGAAAACGAATACCTAGCAGAACAAGAATACAAAGACACAGTTGGTGTTGGTATCGAAGCGCTCACTCAATACTTCAATCATTATCAAGCAGGTTTCATTAAAGACATAGAGCTTGAATATGATTTTAGTCACAAAGGTATTAATCTAGATGGTATTGAACTCACAGGAAAGCTCGACAAAATAGAAATTATAGATGACATAGTTGGAGTCAAAAAAGTCAAAGTAATCGATTACAAAACTGGTAATCCAGATGGCAAATATCAAGCCCTCAAGCCAGGCGGCGACTATCATAGACAAATTGTTTTCTATCAATTACTTTGTGAGCTGGGCTATAAAGACAAACTCAGTCCATTCAAAATGATCAGTGGTGAGATTGACTTTATTCAAGCGAGCAAAACCAAAGGTTTTGTCAAGAGCACGATTGAAGTAACTAATGAAGATCTTGACGTGATTAAAGCTGAAATCAAAACCATGTATCAATCAATACAAAACCAAGAATTTGATAAAACCGAAGACTTGGATACTTGCAGCAAATGTAGCTTTAAAAATATTTGCGGACGTTAGAGTATAATAAATTCATGAGCCGTAACCTCATCAAAAAAATCCTCATAACAATAATCCTAATTGCTTTAAGTTACGGGATATTTTATCTGCTTTGCCAAAAGCCTAATCTCTCGATTGAGATTCATGGTCTTAATCTAATTAATGAAACAGAGATCAAAGGGAAGCTCACTAACTTTGATTTAGCAAATAAAGCCTTGATACAAATCAATCCAAAACTAATCAGCAAACAGCTTAGTCAATCACCGCTCATCAAATCAGTCAAAACCAAAATCAGTCTCCTGCCTCAACGCAAGTTATCTATCTACATTGAAGAAACCAAACCTTGGGCAATTTACAGAGACTCTATCTTGGGTGAGCAAGCTCAAGTCTTAATCGAATCCAAAATCTCTGCTATCAAATATCAATCAGACGCTATCAATCGTCTCTATGGAGAATCTCATCAAAACAAATCACCTGTCATTGAACTAATGAGCACACGAGCTCTCAGTGATGCAGAACTCTTAATGTTAAAGAACTCTAGTGACACGATTAATAACAATATTGCGTTAATCGCAGCTAACACAATCAATGGCGCCGACATGTATCCACTGCGCTTAATTAGAGTAAACAAAATCAATAATGTATTTTTCTACAGTGACAAGCTCAAGTTTGTTACAGGTGTTTTAAACGATGAGCTATTTAACAGAGTCAAACGCCTTGATACAGTAATTCCCAAGATGATAGCACTAAACCAAAAACAAGAACTTGCTTATGTCGATTTGTCTTTGAGTACTGATGAGATCATTTTGGGCAAGCCCAACCAGAGCGATTAACTACTAGACCTCATTACAAAAAGACCCCAAACCATAGGTTTTGGTAGAGTTCCTTCGAAGCCATTTATGGTTTCAAAAGAACTATATTGTGATAACCAATAAAACTAAGTTCAGCAGCACCAGTCATAAAGATAGTCTCAGCCACAGAATCCCAGCGAATAACCAAAGTGCCGCCAGGCAGCTCCACTTCTATATCAGTATCTTTTTGGACATGTCCTCTCAAAACAGCAGAGACTACAGTCGCGCAAGCACCAGTACCGCAAGCCTCGGTAAAACCACAACCTCGTTCCCAAACTACTAGCTTGATCTTGGTTGGACTAATAATTTGAGCAAACTCTACATTAGTTTTTTGCGGGAAGTTCTTATGAGTCTCGATCTCTGGACCATGAGCTTTAACAGCTTCAATATCCTCAACAAAAGTGATTGCATGGGGATTGCCCATAGAAATAAAGTCATAGTCAAATCTTACCTGCAAAGACCCATCTGCTGCGTTACGCTCATCCTGACCAGTCATCATCGACGGCTCAGTCAACTCAGCCTGATCAGAATTTCGCAAGCCTTGCATATGAGCCTTTTCAGGCAAGATTCCCAAGTCATCCAATAAAAGCGAAAGCCCTTCCTCTATAGACCTTGCAGCTCCCATATCAACTCTGACCATCTCATTATCAAGTAACTCAAGTCCAATATCACCAGCCAAAGTCTCTAACTTAAAACTAGTCTCTTCGCCACTAAGCCCATGTTCATAAATATATTTTGCAGCGCAACGCACACCATTGCCGCACATCTCAGCGATAGTCCCATCAGAGTTATAGAATCTCCAAGAGCGAATAGCATGTTCAGATTCTTTAACTTGATCAATAATTATCAAACCATCAGCACCAATACCACGATTGCGATCACAGATCTTACGCGTCAAAGCAGTCTCGTAATCGACATTAGAGTCAGTAGGCAAGTGACTAGCGTTAACAATGACAAAATCATTGCCCAATCCATGCATTTTTTCAAATGGCATTAAGTAGC of the Cyanobacteriota bacterium genome contains:
- the dapF gene encoding diaminopimelate epimerase produces the protein MEGLAEEKYKQGTSYLMPFEKMHGLGNDFVIVNASHLPTDSNVDYETALTRKICDRNRGIGADGLIIIDQVKESEHAIRSWRFYNSDGTIAEMCGNGVRCAAKYIYEHGLSGEETSFKLETLAGDIGLELLDNEMVRVDMGAARSIEEGLSLLLDDLGILPEKAHMQGLRNSDQAELTEPSMMTGQDERNAADGSLQVRFDYDFISMGNPHAITFVEDIEAVKAHGPEIETHKNFPQKTNVEFAQIISPTKIKLVVWERGCGFTEACGTGACATVVSAVLRGHVQKDTDIEVELPGGTLVIRWDSVAETIFMTGAAELSFIGYHNIVLLKP
- a CDS encoding ATP-dependent DNA helicase, with the protein product MTTSLHIDIDLEQQFLDLYQQLNPAQKEAVDSTEGPVMVIAGPGTGKTQILAMRIANILRNPDLQISPQNILALTFTESAVTAMRNRLISIIGTDAYYVRIHTFHSFCNEVIKENPEKFFTINPISDLERIQIFNKIIDKLDPNSPVKPFGDPYLYRGDLSNLVQILKRESIDVIALKDAIQRLESFLGRNSELIEDFIARNARTIKEEDCNLLLEQLYVANQNSEFTKLIQEYYQNADRITTFKNNLKDFYEKNLKLIPKQKELCNVYKEYQQELQSQKLYDFEDMILRVINQFENDPDLLARYQEQFLYILADEYQDTNGAQNRILQLFTQATTEYQKDPNIFVVGDDDQSIYRFQGASVENIIHFYKSFETTIKLIVLSQNYRSQQAILDIADSAIDQNQARISKLIPSINKKLQSAGHAASYPQAKIQLTKTLNQEDELHHIAGKIEELTQAGTPAREIAILFRENKEAIAIMDILARLGIRSKIDSGDNILEDRNIQQLIDLLTVINKPESNSALLFNILNYQFITNSQNFKEAGITTRDIFNANRIMPRSPEPKAFIDVLLDSHLFKNWADKIITYKQLSANLKLDILIENIIKDFGYLDYVLKQPNYTTNISNLDALFQEIRNCTEMSKRYRAEINKEAKLQDLIEHLNLIYSNGLKIQSRTSKLEGDFVRLMTAHRSKGLEFEHVFVVNCRDKLWGNKTARAKIKLPPNLIQETESLLIDNQNEDERRLFYVAMTRAKKQLYISHHLKNSSNNDTVPSMFVSDLNKNQLVEVHNLEAQSQSQTALGEIPLQFQEADDFAIVEAQEYITGLLENYKLSVTHLNNYLTCPRKFFYQNLLRVPSAKNKHASFGTAVHAALFDYFVAFRQNDTNNANLEYLLKQFTEHLENEYLAEQEYKDTVGVGIEALTQYFNHYQAGFIKDIELEYDFSHKGINLDGIELTGKLDKIEIIDDIVGVKKVKVIDYKTGNPDGKYQALKPGGDYHRQIVFYQLLCELGYKDKLSPFKMISGEIDFIQASKTKGFVKSTIEVTNEDLDVIKAEIKTMYQSIQNQEFDKTEDLDTCSKCSFKNICGR
- a CDS encoding FtsQ-type POTRA domain-containing protein; translated protein: MSRNLIKKILITIILIALSYGIFYLLCQKPNLSIEIHGLNLINETEIKGKLTNFDLANKALIQINPKLISKQLSQSPLIKSVKTKISLLPQRKLSIYIEETKPWAIYRDSILGEQAQVLIESKISAIKYQSDAINRLYGESHQNKSPVIELMSTRALSDAELLMLKNSSDTINNNIALIAANTINGADMYPLRLIRVNKINNVFFYSDKLKFVTGVLNDELFNRVKRLDTVIPKMIALNQKQELAYVDLSLSTDEIILGKPNQSD